A window of Haloarcula sp. H-GB4 contains these coding sequences:
- a CDS encoding ORC1-type DNA replication protein, with amino-acid sequence MSDDPEDRMLGWDESVFRDEHVFEIDWLPETFKHRDTQMETLKYALRPAVRGSRPLNVIARGPPGTGKTTAAQILFDELTAQTDVKTVRVNCQMDSTRYAVFSRLFAEIFDYEPPSSGISFKKLFSQITDKLVEEDEVLVVALDDVNYLFYESEASDTLYSLLRAHEAHSGAKIGVICVSSDLELDVIDALDTRVQSVFRPEEVYFNPYGQAEIADILGERADRGFNESVVGPTVLDRVAELTEEQGGDLRVGIDLLRRAGMNAEMRASRSVETEDVEEAYDKSKYVHLSRRLRELSDSETALVEVIAAHDGQQAGDIYDAFSEQTDLGYTRYSEIINKLDQLDIIDADYTNVEGRGRSRELTLNYDADAVLERL; translated from the coding sequence ATGAGCGACGACCCCGAGGACCGGATGCTCGGCTGGGACGAGTCCGTCTTTCGGGACGAACACGTCTTTGAAATCGACTGGCTCCCGGAGACGTTCAAACACCGGGACACCCAGATGGAGACGCTGAAGTACGCGCTTCGGCCGGCCGTCCGGGGGTCGCGCCCGCTCAACGTCATCGCCCGCGGGCCGCCCGGTACAGGGAAGACGACTGCTGCCCAGATCCTGTTCGACGAACTCACCGCCCAGACAGACGTGAAAACCGTCCGGGTGAACTGCCAGATGGACTCGACGCGCTATGCCGTCTTTTCGCGGCTGTTCGCCGAGATCTTCGACTATGAACCGCCCTCCTCGGGCATCTCTTTCAAGAAGCTGTTTTCCCAGATTACCGATAAACTAGTCGAGGAAGACGAGGTGCTCGTCGTCGCCCTCGACGACGTGAACTACCTGTTCTACGAGAGCGAGGCCAGCGACACGCTGTACTCGCTGCTGCGCGCCCACGAGGCCCACTCCGGCGCGAAAATCGGTGTCATCTGCGTCTCCTCGGACCTCGAACTCGATGTCATCGACGCCCTCGATACACGCGTCCAGTCCGTGTTCCGCCCGGAGGAGGTGTATTTCAACCCGTACGGACAGGCCGAAATCGCAGATATCCTGGGCGAGCGTGCCGACCGGGGATTCAACGAAAGTGTCGTCGGCCCCACAGTGCTTGATCGTGTCGCCGAACTGACCGAGGAGCAGGGCGGTGATCTCCGGGTCGGCATCGACCTGCTGCGCCGGGCCGGCATGAACGCCGAGATGCGCGCCTCCCGCTCCGTCGAAACCGAGGACGTCGAGGAAGCCTACGACAAGTCAAAATACGTCCACCTCTCCCGCCGGCTGCGGGAGCTGTCGGACTCGGAAACCGCGCTCGTGGAGGTCATCGCGGCCCACGACGGCCAGCAGGCCGGCGACATCTACGACGCCTTCTCAGAGCAGACAGACTTGGGCTACACTCGGTACTCTGAGATCATCAACAAGCTCGACCAGCTCGACATCATCGATGCCGACTACACAAACGTCGAAGGTCGAGGCCGCTCACGGGAACTGACGCTCAACTACGACGCCGACGCGGTGCTGGAACGGCTGTAG
- a CDS encoding RidA family protein, translating into MRRERTSTGTAWEQQVGYSRAIRTGDTVRVAGTIATDDEGEVVAPGDPYEQTKHAFGIVSDALTALDAAIDDVVQTRMYVTDIDNQERVGEAHSEFFGDVRPVATMVEVSGLATPEAVVEVEAVAQGE; encoded by the coding sequence ATGCGTCGCGAACGCACTTCGACGGGGACTGCCTGGGAACAGCAGGTTGGCTACTCGCGGGCGATACGCACTGGCGATACTGTCCGTGTCGCCGGCACCATCGCCACGGACGACGAAGGCGAGGTCGTCGCGCCGGGTGACCCATACGAACAGACGAAACATGCCTTCGGAATCGTCTCGGATGCACTGACAGCCCTTGATGCCGCTATCGACGACGTGGTCCAGACTCGGATGTACGTCACCGACATCGACAATCAGGAACGGGTCGGCGAGGCCCACAGCGAGTTCTTCGGCGACGTTCGTCCTGTAGCGACGATGGTTGAAGTGAGCGGGCTGGCAACGCCCGAGGCCGTCGTCGAAGTCGAAGCCGTCGCGCAGGGCGAGTGA
- a CDS encoding MATE family efflux transporter, which translates to MSTGGPLRRLLTAFPALLASAGLVDQEKATTATDLAAPVMVTGGLRILLRLADFLMVGLALGDAAIAGLELGFQYYFVGFGLSLAVSSGTISVVSRLQGADQPERANLAVKQSLWIALLVSLPLSVLCWRYPELLVGVLTDDPATIRLGATYLAIVMLSLAPRFWSMVAARALAGSADTRTPMYVRLLTLPTNVALNAILIFGVGPFPEFGIAGAAWGTAIANTLAAVIFLGLLLSGRYVVTLRPGGTQFSADLMREIVRVALPLSGMRLLQTFARFPFLFILGVLGTPTLAAYAIGRRVMLLALMPAWGYATAASTLVGQSLGAGDEGEATAYGWQTLRVALALQLVVAALLVVFARPIVALFGTAYPDLAAAFVRVFGLLVAGFSISRTMRGSLRGAGDTRWPLYGTFLGGYCYRLPVAALALPSSFVVTVPVLNIAVSPGLGIGLPAIFAALVGDFYLKAAVNAGRFWSGGWRDVARQASVGATDD; encoded by the coding sequence ATGTCGACTGGTGGTCCCCTCCGCCGCTTGCTGACTGCGTTCCCCGCATTGCTGGCCAGTGCAGGCCTCGTCGATCAAGAGAAGGCGACGACCGCGACCGACCTCGCCGCGCCGGTGATGGTCACGGGCGGCCTCCGCATCCTCTTGCGTCTCGCCGACTTCCTGATGGTCGGTCTGGCGCTCGGTGACGCGGCCATCGCTGGCCTCGAACTCGGCTTCCAGTACTACTTCGTCGGGTTTGGGCTCTCACTGGCAGTCTCCTCTGGGACAATAAGCGTCGTCTCGCGGCTGCAGGGGGCCGATCAGCCGGAGCGTGCAAACCTCGCGGTCAAACAGTCGCTGTGGATCGCGTTGCTCGTCTCCCTGCCGCTGTCGGTACTCTGCTGGCGCTATCCGGAACTACTCGTTGGGGTTCTCACCGACGACCCGGCGACCATCCGCCTCGGCGCGACGTATCTCGCCATCGTGATGTTGTCGCTGGCCCCACGGTTCTGGAGCATGGTCGCCGCCCGGGCGCTGGCGGGCAGCGCCGACACCCGAACGCCGATGTACGTCCGCCTGCTTACGCTGCCGACGAACGTCGCACTCAACGCCATCCTCATCTTCGGCGTCGGTCCGTTCCCCGAATTCGGCATCGCCGGTGCGGCGTGGGGGACAGCCATCGCGAACACGCTCGCGGCAGTGATTTTCCTCGGACTGTTGCTGTCCGGGCGCTACGTCGTCACGCTCCGGCCCGGCGGGACGCAGTTCAGCGCCGACCTCATGCGCGAAATCGTCCGTGTCGCCCTCCCGCTGTCCGGAATGCGGCTACTGCAGACGTTCGCCCGCTTCCCGTTCCTGTTCATTCTCGGTGTGCTGGGGACGCCGACACTCGCGGCCTATGCCATCGGCCGCCGGGTCATGCTGCTCGCGCTAATGCCGGCGTGGGGGTACGCGACTGCCGCGTCGACGCTGGTCGGGCAGTCGCTGGGTGCTGGGGACGAAGGAGAGGCGACCGCCTACGGCTGGCAGACGCTTCGCGTCGCGCTTGCTCTCCAGCTCGTCGTGGCGGCCCTGCTTGTGGTGTTTGCCCGACCCATCGTCGCCCTGTTCGGGACCGCCTACCCCGACCTGGCGGCGGCGTTCGTCCGGGTGTTCGGCCTGCTCGTCGCCGGCTTCTCCATCTCCCGGACGATGCGGGGCAGCCTGCGGGGTGCCGGCGACACACGCTGGCCGCTATACGGGACGTTTCTGGGTGGCTACTGCTACCGCCTCCCAGTGGCTGCCCTCGCCCTGCCGTCGTCGTTCGTGGTAACCGTTCCGGTCCTCAATATCGCCGTCTCACCGGGACTCGGGATTGGACTGCCGGCAATCTTCGCTGCACTCGTTGGCGACTTCTACCTGAAAGCTGCGGTCAACGCGGGCCGGTTCTGGTCCGGTGGATGGCGCGACGTTGCCAGACAGGCGAGCGTTGGTGCGACTGACGACTGA
- a CDS encoding MaoC/PaaZ C-terminal domain-containing protein, producing the protein MPPVEVGETFTETRTFRPEDVDQFAALSGDDQPRHTEPDGDGRRMVQGLLTASLLTSIGGDLEVLASRMDLQFQRPVYTGETLVCELTVVDVDLDVEGGVALVGDVAVRRINCGVDSGQADTAAAKQADGDTAGTVVLEATVEGIIRE; encoded by the coding sequence ATGCCTCCCGTCGAAGTCGGCGAGACGTTCACCGAGACGCGGACGTTCCGGCCCGAAGATGTCGACCAGTTCGCCGCGCTCTCCGGAGACGACCAGCCCCGCCACACGGAGCCTGATGGAGACGGCCGGCGGATGGTCCAGGGGTTGCTCACCGCGTCACTGTTGACCAGCATCGGCGGTGATCTGGAAGTGCTTGCCTCGCGGATGGACCTGCAGTTCCAGCGCCCGGTGTACACCGGCGAGACGCTGGTCTGTGAACTAACGGTCGTGGACGTTGATCTGGATGTCGAGGGCGGCGTCGCTCTCGTGGGTGATGTGGCTGTCCGGCGCATCAATTGCGGCGTTGACTCCGGTCAGGCCGACACAGCCGCGGCGAAGCAGGCTGACGGCGACACCGCTGGAACCGTCGTGCTTGAAGCGACTGTCGAAGGAATAATCAGGGAATGA
- a CDS encoding ferredoxin, translating into MRVEYDYDTCIGMFQCVAEWDAFERDEDAGKAVLADSEEQEADVFVREVPDDAELDAKFAARSCPVDAITLYDDDGEQLIP; encoded by the coding sequence ATGCGAGTCGAGTACGACTACGACACCTGTATCGGGATGTTCCAGTGTGTCGCGGAGTGGGACGCCTTCGAGCGCGACGAGGACGCCGGCAAAGCGGTGCTGGCGGACAGTGAGGAACAGGAAGCGGACGTGTTCGTTCGGGAGGTCCCAGATGACGCCGAACTGGACGCGAAGTTTGCCGCCCGGTCCTGTCCAGTCGACGCCATCACACTCTACGACGACGACGGCGAACAGCTCATTCCCTGA
- a CDS encoding ATP-dependent DNA helicase — translation MDVADLPGVPEWLPDHLRDDGIEELYPPQAEAVEAGVTEGENLVASIPTASGKTLIAELAMLSSVARGGKALYIVPLRALASEKQADFEEFEQYGLDIGVSTGNYESEGGWLADKDIVVATSEKVDSLVRNDAPWIEDLTCVVTDEVHLVDDGERGPTLEVTLAKLRRLNPNLQTVALSATIGNAEALATWLDAGLVDSDWRPIDLQKGVHYGQALHLEDGSQQRLSVQNNEKQTAAIVRDTLEDDGSTLVFVNSRRNAEAAAGRLANTVRPHLSAEERDQLADIAEEIRDVSDTETSDDLADAVADGAAFHHAGLSRGHRELVEEAFRDRLVKVVCATPTLAAGVNTPSRRVVVRDWRRYDGSAGGMAPLSVLEVHQMMGRAGRPGLDPYGEAVLIASSHDEVDELFERYVWADPEPVRSKLAAEPALRTHILATVASGFARSREGLLEFLEQTLYASQTDDSGQLERVVDDVLTYLQRNDFLEIEAGELDATSLGHTVSRLYLDPMSAAEIVDGLRDWERGASDSTSASGSPAETPAEPPADSGFTTASELAEDADESDDADRDPDDISALGLYHLVSRTPDMYQLYLRSGDREEYEMELFEREEELLGPTPSEFEEGRFEDWLSALKTARLLEDWATEVDEATITERYGVGPGDIRGKVETAQWLLGAAESLASEVDLNAARAISEARIRVEHGVREELVDLAGVRGVGRKRARRLFQASITDRAQLRDADKAVVLAALRGRRKTAENVLENAGHRDPSMEGVEPAPDVSVDLDGGADGDTNAESTANDDQSSLGDF, via the coding sequence ATGGACGTTGCGGACCTGCCGGGCGTGCCCGAGTGGCTCCCGGACCACCTGCGCGACGACGGCATCGAGGAGCTGTACCCGCCACAGGCCGAGGCCGTCGAGGCCGGGGTCACCGAGGGGGAGAATCTGGTTGCGTCGATTCCGACGGCGAGCGGGAAGACCCTCATCGCCGAGCTAGCGATGCTCTCCTCGGTTGCCCGCGGCGGGAAAGCGCTGTACATCGTTCCACTGCGAGCGCTGGCCAGCGAGAAGCAGGCTGACTTCGAGGAGTTTGAGCAGTACGGCCTCGACATCGGCGTCTCGACGGGGAACTACGAATCCGAGGGCGGATGGCTCGCGGACAAGGACATCGTCGTCGCCACCAGCGAGAAAGTGGACTCGCTGGTCCGGAACGACGCGCCCTGGATCGAGGACCTCACCTGCGTCGTCACTGACGAGGTCCACCTCGTCGATGACGGCGAACGGGGGCCGACACTGGAGGTGACGCTGGCCAAGCTCCGCCGGCTCAATCCTAACTTACAGACCGTCGCGCTGTCGGCAACTATCGGCAACGCCGAGGCGCTGGCGACGTGGCTCGACGCGGGGCTCGTCGACTCTGACTGGCGGCCAATCGACCTCCAGAAGGGAGTCCACTACGGGCAGGCACTGCACCTCGAAGACGGGAGCCAACAACGCCTCTCGGTGCAGAACAACGAGAAGCAGACCGCGGCTATCGTCCGCGATACGCTGGAAGACGACGGGTCGACGCTGGTGTTCGTCAACTCCCGGCGCAACGCCGAGGCGGCGGCGGGCCGGCTGGCGAACACTGTCCGGCCCCACCTCAGTGCCGAGGAGCGGGACCAGTTGGCTGATATCGCCGAGGAGATCCGGGACGTGAGCGACACGGAAACAAGCGACGACCTCGCGGACGCCGTTGCGGACGGGGCGGCGTTCCACCACGCCGGCCTCTCACGGGGCCACCGCGAACTCGTCGAGGAGGCTTTCCGGGACCGGCTGGTGAAGGTCGTCTGTGCGACGCCGACGCTCGCGGCCGGGGTCAACACGCCCTCCCGGCGCGTCGTCGTCCGCGACTGGCGGCGGTACGACGGCTCGGCCGGCGGGATGGCCCCGCTGTCGGTGCTTGAAGTGCACCAGATGATGGGCCGGGCTGGCCGCCCGGGGCTCGACCCCTACGGCGAGGCGGTACTCATCGCCTCTAGCCACGACGAAGTGGACGAACTGTTCGAACGCTACGTCTGGGCCGATCCGGAACCGGTCCGGTCGAAACTCGCGGCCGAACCGGCCCTGCGGACTCACATCCTCGCGACCGTCGCCTCTGGCTTTGCGCGCTCGCGTGAGGGACTGCTTGAGTTCCTCGAACAGACGCTGTACGCCAGCCAGACCGACGACAGCGGCCAACTCGAACGCGTCGTCGATGACGTACTCACGTACCTCCAGCGCAATGACTTCTTAGAAATCGAAGCTGGCGAACTCGACGCTACCTCGCTGGGCCACACCGTCTCGCGGCTCTATCTGGACCCGATGAGCGCCGCCGAAATCGTCGACGGCCTGCGGGACTGGGAACGGGGTGCCAGCGATAGTACCTCGGCCAGCGGGTCGCCGGCCGAGACGCCCGCGGAGCCGCCGGCTGACAGCGGCTTCACAACCGCCAGCGAACTCGCTGAGGACGCTGACGAGAGCGACGACGCTGACAGGGACCCGGACGACATCTCCGCACTGGGCCTGTACCATCTCGTCTCGCGGACGCCGGATATGTACCAGCTCTATCTCCGCTCGGGCGACCGTGAGGAGTACGAAATGGAACTGTTCGAGCGCGAGGAAGAACTGCTTGGACCTACGCCGTCGGAGTTCGAGGAGGGCCGCTTCGAGGACTGGCTCTCGGCGCTAAAGACCGCTCGTCTGCTCGAAGACTGGGCCACGGAGGTCGACGAGGCGACCATCACGGAGCGGTACGGCGTCGGCCCAGGTGACATCCGCGGGAAGGTCGAGACGGCCCAGTGGCTGCTTGGGGCCGCCGAATCGCTGGCCAGTGAGGTCGATCTGAACGCCGCGCGGGCCATCAGTGAGGCCCGCATTCGCGTCGAACACGGCGTCCGAGAGGAACTGGTCGACTTGGCCGGCGTCCGCGGCGTCGGCCGCAAACGCGCACGACGGCTGTTCCAGGCCAGCATCACCGACCGCGCACAGCTCCGAGATGCGGACAAGGCTGTCGTGCTGGCGGCGCTCCGAGGCCGCCGGAAGACGGCCGAGAACGTGCTGGAGAACGCCGGCCACCGGGACCCGTCGATGGAGGGCGTCGAGCCCGCGCCCGACGTGTCTGTTGACCTTGACGGCGGTGCAGATGGCGACACGAACGCCGAATCGACAGCCAATGATGATCAGTCCAGTCTGGGTGATTTCTGA
- the cgi121 gene encoding KEOPS complex subunit Cgi121: protein MRVVEGTAEIDDVGTFVETLSEIGDSHGVTVQAFDARYVVDRAHLELAVELATRAHDRGDAIAEDFGVEILLYAAGRRQINRALTMGVSEGACPVVAVVVDHERTDTHVGKSEQNGIEAAEDDVREALTAAATLGEYDADRVRSFFDVTDTELAATAGDLPDAVRERVALLPVEK, encoded by the coding sequence ATGCGGGTCGTCGAAGGCACTGCCGAAATCGACGACGTGGGCACGTTCGTGGAGACGCTTAGTGAAATTGGCGACAGCCACGGCGTCACGGTGCAGGCGTTCGACGCCCGCTACGTCGTAGACCGCGCCCATCTCGAACTGGCCGTCGAACTCGCGACCCGGGCTCACGACCGCGGCGACGCTATCGCCGAGGATTTCGGTGTTGAAATCCTGCTGTACGCGGCCGGCCGCCGCCAGATCAACCGCGCGCTGACGATGGGTGTCAGCGAGGGGGCCTGTCCCGTCGTCGCGGTCGTTGTCGACCACGAACGGACGGATACTCACGTCGGAAAAAGCGAACAGAACGGTATCGAGGCAGCCGAAGACGACGTTCGTGAGGCGCTTACGGCTGCAGCCACCCTGGGCGAGTACGACGCGGACCGCGTCCGGTCGTTCTTCGATGTGACGGACACTGAACTCGCCGCGACGGCCGGCGACCTTCCCGACGCCGTTCGGGAGCGTGTGGCGTTGCTCCCGGTCGAGAAGTAA
- a CDS encoding NADH:flavin oxidoreductase, with translation MTALETPLQIGGIEVPNRLYRAPVLECAGNGAAAVDTLIDELEPTAASGVGLLFQGASIVTDRGGCAAPNMTRVHDPAFVERLERLTGTIHDHGGRIFLQLAHGGLRSMATWHVEYRETHPDQRQLAVSRPPWQLRALDRLGLISLQPDVLSTNEVWELAEQFGRCAGYAVDAGYDGIHLSAANMSLIQQFLSPFYNRRSDEFRDGVRFLEAIHNAVREHAGNVPLVTKVPAETAAPSFVRRHLIRRDGVAIATRAAAIGYDGLVPVEVSPFWDMSIVRGAFPDRAWDASDLQDDYAAVFGGRLRARAVQLLNRLQARRFSHDPGWNADFCRAVRERVNVPVLLEGGLRTRADCDRYLGATGATPAADAVGMARPFYAEPRLGARLLDGADALCESCNNCTIPQVTGEPGRCRTPAIVREQARLRQDGAYERPE, from the coding sequence GTGACCGCGCTGGAGACGCCGCTGCAGATCGGTGGCATCGAGGTTCCCAACCGACTGTATCGTGCACCGGTACTGGAGTGTGCGGGCAACGGCGCGGCCGCCGTCGACACGCTTATCGACGAACTCGAACCGACGGCAGCCTCCGGTGTCGGCCTCCTCTTCCAGGGGGCGAGTATCGTCACCGACCGTGGCGGTTGTGCCGCGCCGAACATGACGCGGGTTCACGACCCGGCCTTCGTCGAGCGCCTTGAACGGCTCACCGGGACGATTCACGACCACGGCGGTCGCATTTTCTTGCAACTGGCCCACGGCGGCCTCCGGAGCATGGCAACGTGGCACGTCGAATACCGCGAGACCCATCCGGACCAGCGCCAGCTCGCTGTCAGCCGCCCGCCTTGGCAACTCCGGGCGCTTGACCGGCTTGGCCTGATTTCGCTCCAGCCGGATGTGCTCTCGACGAACGAGGTATGGGAACTGGCCGAGCAGTTCGGGCGCTGTGCCGGCTACGCCGTTGACGCGGGCTACGATGGTATCCACCTCTCGGCGGCGAACATGAGCCTGATCCAGCAGTTCCTCTCGCCGTTCTACAACCGCCGGAGCGACGAGTTCCGGGACGGCGTTCGGTTCCTCGAAGCAATCCACAACGCCGTTCGGGAACACGCCGGCAATGTGCCACTGGTCACGAAAGTTCCAGCCGAGACCGCTGCGCCGAGTTTCGTTCGAAGGCACCTAATTCGGAGAGATGGCGTAGCCATTGCGACTCGAGCGGCGGCCATCGGCTATGACGGGCTTGTTCCAGTCGAAGTGTCCCCGTTCTGGGACATGAGCATCGTCCGCGGCGCGTTCCCGGATCGGGCCTGGGACGCCAGCGATCTACAGGACGACTACGCAGCGGTCTTCGGTGGCCGACTACGAGCGCGTGCCGTTCAGTTGCTTAACCGCCTGCAGGCCCGCCGTTTCAGCCACGACCCGGGCTGGAACGCCGACTTCTGTCGGGCGGTCCGTGAGCGCGTGAATGTACCAGTATTGCTCGAAGGTGGGCTCCGAACACGTGCCGACTGTGACCGGTATCTCGGAGCAACTGGAGCGACCCCCGCCGCAGACGCGGTCGGGATGGCCCGCCCGTTCTACGCCGAACCGCGACTCGGCGCGCGCCTGCTCGACGGCGCGGACGCGCTGTGTGAGAGTTGTAACAACTGTACCATCCCGCAGGTCACCGGCGAACCAGGTCGCTGTCGAACGCCAGCTATTGTCCGCGAACAGGCCCGACTCCGGCAGGATGGTGCGTACGAGCGGCCCGAGTAA
- a CDS encoding alpha/beta fold hydrolase: MTTGISSEHVELSVDGEDVDIHYRTGGEGPPMVFLHGIGLDAATVSWRHALPALVPERTVYALDLPGHGDSDKPDRTYTTDYYLETLSEFLDALAIEEPALAGLSMGGAVALGHALDGGPVERLVLVDSYGLGADAYWRTAASSVLQTPILGNMLWQGVGSSQSAIRNSLRSMGPGEPPQQLVEDVDSAVDRQTVRAMRRWQRSEFRWSGFRTDYSDRLAEIDVPTMLIHGAVDPLLPRRWSEQAAGTVTDSTLKIFENCGHCPPREHPDRFNRAVRAFC; this comes from the coding sequence ATGACTACAGGGATTTCGTCCGAACACGTCGAACTGTCCGTCGACGGCGAGGACGTTGACATTCACTACCGGACCGGTGGCGAGGGGCCGCCGATGGTGTTTCTCCACGGTATCGGGCTGGACGCTGCGACCGTCTCGTGGCGACACGCGCTGCCCGCACTTGTGCCGGAGCGAACGGTGTATGCGCTCGACTTGCCGGGCCACGGCGACAGTGACAAGCCCGACCGAACGTACACGACCGACTACTATCTTGAGACGCTGTCCGAGTTTCTCGATGCGCTCGCCATCGAGGAACCCGCACTGGCTGGCCTCTCGATGGGCGGCGCAGTCGCGCTCGGCCACGCGCTCGATGGCGGCCCCGTCGAGCGACTGGTGTTGGTCGACAGCTATGGGCTGGGTGCCGATGCCTACTGGCGAACGGCGGCCAGTAGCGTCCTACAGACGCCGATCCTCGGTAACATGCTCTGGCAGGGCGTAGGGTCGTCCCAATCAGCTATCCGGAACAGTCTCCGCAGTATGGGTCCCGGCGAGCCGCCCCAGCAACTGGTCGAGGATGTTGACAGCGCTGTCGACCGACAGACCGTCCGGGCGATGCGGCGCTGGCAGCGTAGCGAGTTCCGGTGGTCTGGCTTCCGGACTGACTACTCCGACCGGTTAGCAGAAATAGACGTGCCGACGATGCTGATTCATGGGGCTGTTGACCCACTGCTCCCCCGTCGATGGTCCGAGCAGGCTGCTGGGACGGTCACTGACAGCACGCTGAAAATCTTCGAGAACTGCGGGCACTGTCCGCCGCGGGAACACCCCGACCGTTTCAACCGGGCCGTTCGAGCGTTCTGCTGA
- a CDS encoding MaoC family dehydratase encodes MFNSVVAANRAAFAAFGVQQEDENGVTPADRIEPDEDLPEWHVSISENHPGRLGVGDRVDFTKTISENDVQQFAAASGDTNPLHLDDEFAEQTRFRGRIAHGTLVGSLISAALARLPGLTIYLSQDLEFHNPVRIGDRLTAECEIVEDLGDEQYRLTTRVLVDDEVVIDGEAVVLIDDLPE; translated from the coding sequence ATGTTCAACAGCGTCGTTGCAGCTAACCGGGCAGCATTCGCCGCGTTCGGCGTCCAGCAGGAAGATGAGAATGGCGTAACGCCCGCAGACCGTATCGAACCGGACGAAGACCTTCCAGAATGGCACGTCTCGATCTCCGAAAACCACCCGGGCCGCCTCGGTGTCGGCGACCGCGTCGATTTCACGAAGACAATCTCGGAAAACGACGTGCAACAGTTCGCCGCCGCGAGCGGCGACACGAACCCGCTTCACTTGGACGACGAGTTCGCGGAGCAGACGCGCTTCCGCGGCCGTATCGCCCACGGGACGCTCGTCGGAAGCCTCATCAGCGCAGCGCTGGCACGCCTGCCGGGGCTGACGATCTATCTCTCACAGGATCTGGAGTTCCACAACCCAGTCCGTATCGGCGACCGCCTCACCGCCGAGTGTGAGATCGTCGAGGACCTTGGCGACGAGCAGTATCGCCTGACCACGCGCGTCCTCGTAGACGACGAAGTCGTCATTGACGGCGAAGCGGTCGTCCTCATCGACGACCTGCCAGAGTAG
- a CDS encoding AbrB/MazE/SpoVT family DNA-binding domain-containing protein — MADEDDGLMWPPMFKGMQQASENAMEQQQQLMKQMFANGGMPSFDMNQLGAMSQMATFKTRVQSGGRISIPDAEREALGIDEGDIVQAVVLPVTNNSE, encoded by the coding sequence ATGGCCGACGAGGATGATGGCCTGATGTGGCCTCCGATGTTCAAGGGGATGCAACAGGCGAGCGAGAATGCGATGGAACAGCAACAGCAGCTGATGAAACAGATGTTCGCCAATGGTGGCATGCCGAGCTTCGATATGAATCAGCTCGGTGCCATGAGCCAGATGGCGACGTTCAAGACCCGCGTGCAAAGCGGGGGTCGGATCAGCATCCCCGATGCGGAGCGAGAAGCGCTGGGCATCGACGAAGGCGATATCGTTCAAGCCGTCGTCCTCCCGGTCACTAACAACAGCGAGTAA
- a CDS encoding poly(R)-hydroxyalkanoic acid synthase subunit PhaE, with protein sequence MSNTNDIQEEWTEMVEEMNNAVADSMEQNMKAQAAFVESWADAVEDTIPEQEDLADGMDGYNRAYEEWMDAAEQMVERSTDAARGEDVDPAEFRDIWLQSANEAFKHVMGTSAFAAANGQLVESMMEMQQEADDLSQDALEQMGFPTRDDVDEVAERLVELERRQHAVEQKLDRVLEHLEE encoded by the coding sequence ATGAGTAACACAAACGACATTCAGGAGGAATGGACGGAGATGGTTGAGGAGATGAACAACGCGGTCGCTGACTCGATGGAGCAGAACATGAAGGCCCAGGCGGCTTTCGTGGAATCGTGGGCCGATGCGGTCGAGGATACGATCCCGGAGCAAGAGGACCTTGCCGACGGGATGGATGGCTACAACCGCGCCTACGAGGAGTGGATGGACGCCGCCGAGCAGATGGTCGAGCGTTCGACCGACGCCGCTCGAGGTGAGGACGTCGACCCGGCCGAGTTCCGTGATATCTGGCTGCAGTCCGCCAACGAGGCGTTCAAGCACGTCATGGGCACCTCGGCCTTTGCGGCCGCCAACGGCCAGCTCGTCGAGTCGATGATGGAGATGCAACAGGAAGCGGACGACCTGAGTCAGGACGCTCTGGAACAGATGGGCTTCCCGACACGCGACGACGTTGATGAGGTCGCCGAGCGGCTCGTCGAACTCGAACGCCGCCAGCACGCGGTCGAACAGAAGCTCGACCGCGTCCTCGAACACCTTGAAGAGTAA